The genomic region CACGACGGGTACCTGGCGCTGTCATGCCGGCCTGAAAggaacagataaaaaaattagATACAAATAATTCATTAAAATCTCATACATCATAAATCATAGGCCACATGGATGGTGGTACTTACTTGGCTCGCACCCTTGTTTGTTCCCATTTGAAGGCTGATGGTTGAATGGTCCATTGGTGGGAGAATGTGTGCCTTGGGATCATAGAGGTGCCTTCTGGTACCATAGGCATTCATTCCAGCTTGACTTGCACATTTATTTGTTCCCATCTTTAGAAAGACATTCATACGAGTTACGAATGACCTTGTGTAGGTGCATGTTTATTTTCCAGCTGTACTTACATCAAGCTAATTAACTTGTATTCACACCCTACTAACATGGGTACTATATTGTGATTCTGATTCATATGGTGTAAGATTATTTTTACCTTTGGTAATGAGAGAAACTTGGTTGTACATAGTCACTCCACCATTCAATACAGATCATACCTGTAGTCCAATAACACATTGCCCAGCTTTCATTTTCTCCTCATCAAATGCCCTCTCCTGCTTCTCTGCATACTTCACTCCAATGTCAACACTTGAGTGACTACCCTTGGTTTTAGCCTATATACACATGGTAAATGCAAGAGAATCTTTAAGTTCCAAATTCATATAAAATGTCCAACTTTGAGAGGGACTGTTGAAAAGCAAAATATTAAGGTTAGGTGGTTGTTCTTTGAAATTATATCATTTAGAGGTGAAACACATACCATGCCAGCAAGAGCCAGGAGGGTGGTCTGAACCTGCGTCATATTTCCATTCTCAAAAATATCATTGGCCTCAAAAATATCATGGGGTTTGAGACCATATGTGGTGATTGCTTTGATGAAGTTTGTCAGGTTCTCCAGCTGCAACAGAAAAGCAATAGCTAACTGAGAACATCACACACATCATAACCTTATACTGGAAGTGATTTTGGtgcttttgtttgtgtgttttcaagTAATGGGAAAGGTCAGCTCACCTGATGCCAATTTTGGGATGATTGGTTGATCTTTTTCACAGACCCTGGCTGAAGTTTGTTGATGAGCCTTTAAGGAAAGATCAAGAACTTTCACTTAAGCAAACGTATATTGTAAAACTGCCTTTGAAGACACATGATGGGCAAAaatcataaataaacataaataaatgcaaacacaACACTAAACTTACTCGCAGAGTATGACACCATTTTTTAAGCCCTTCTGGAAGTCATCTCCGATTGACCGTCCTGTAATGTCTTCAATCCAAATTCGTAATTCTTCCTCTTTTTGGGAGTCATACTTCTGTGCAATCTAGTGGAAAGATGGATATGACAGCAGTTAATAAACATAGAAAGCAAGATAGCATATATCATAGTTCTACGGTTCTCTATGTTGTACCTCCATTAGAACATCCGCTCAACATAAGATTATTTCTTTGATTTTccacattatataaacaaacagggTGTGGGTAAATAAGATAATTACATTCATGTcttaaattatcaaaatatatgaTAGTGTAGGCCTATCTAACACCATTTATCTATCAGGCTACTGTATGAACTGTTAACTTAACCGATACCAAGTGTTACTACACAATATCCGTGAAGAGAAACGTGAACTAACAGCAGTATCGCCAAGCACAAACTGTCCAAATGTcccaaggatagtaaaacctgagatcacctacgttgtgaggaccagccagcggtcctcacaagggaaatgttatattaaatgatgtttttttgaaaatgtaaaaatgcaaaaaggtttctgtgagggtcaggtttagggttaaggttaggggatagaatctatagtttgtacagtataaaaatcaatatgtctatggagggtcctcataaggatagctaaaccaacatgtgtgtgtgtgtgtgtgtgtgtgggcaggtttaagtgatttacagggactttttttttaggttacaaactggtaattacaagggtataatgctataaatgtggtttatgaggacatttatagtgtccccataatttaaatcgcttaaaaaacatactaaacgatgttttattgaaaatgtaaaaatgcagaatgttttttgtgagggttaggtttacgggtagggttaggggatagaatataaagtctgtacagtataaaaatcaatatgtctatggagggtcctcataatgatagctgcaccaacatgtgttagtgtgtgtgtgtgtgtgtgtgtgtgtgttttcaggccAGATTACAATGACATATTTTAGCATCGAGGCAACGCCccaataattacttgagaactttcTTAAATGTTTCCTTGACATTCTCAACGAATATCCCCTTTTCACTTGCTTAGATTTGgtaatattttaagaaataatcatAATTCGATATGCAAGAAATTAAGCGTGCATAGTTACACATGTGTCACATTTTAACACGACAGGAAGTTTAGTAAACATTCCATGAAATACTTTAGCTTGATCGGAATGACACTGGTCGACTCTCCGGCTAAATAATAGCTACAATATCCCAAATACAATacataaaatctgttttaatgactgttttaaaatattttgtaaattattaCACATACCTTGCTTTTCACTTCCGCTGAAAACCCGTACGCGGGACCTCTGTTGAACGTGGACATTGTCAGCAACAAAAACAGCCAAAGTTTAAAAACAAATAGTTGCTAGTCGCGTTTCCTGAACTGAAAGAATGACTTCGGGAAAATTTGTTAAATTTGCTTTCTTTACTGTTATAACTTATGTAGATCCTGTACTTCCCCTGATGTATCTGGCCGTCAATGAGAACAGACGTTCGATACATACCCCGCCCATTTCTTTCTTGGCCGTGATTGATATCAAAAACTCCATATATGGCACTAAAGTACCGAATTCCTTTACATGGGAGTATCCCTGTGTCCGTCCTGGAATTCCAGACGCGTGGAAGCTGAGGAATGAGTCACCTTTGGAAATACAACAGCAGGCTACTGAATGATGTCACTAATTTTCATGAAATATTTATCTGGAATGTTGAGAAAGCAACGCAAATGAGCGAGGAACGCAATTATGCAATGAAGTCATACATGGAATCAATGATTTGAAAGATTGCTTAGTATAACACACTTTTATGCCACTCAGCGacgaacattaaagggataggcctagttcacccaaaaatgaaaattgagtcaccatttactcaccctcaggtcgtTTCAAACCCATTCAACTTTCTTTCTGTAGAACACATAAGAGAAGAAATTTAAGAGAATGTAGACAGTGctctttgattttttttgttttgattctaCACTCTTTTTTTCCATCGGTtctctttgtaaacatgcacaagaACGCATTCAGAGCACTGACTCCATTCTTCATA from Myxocyprinus asiaticus isolate MX2 ecotype Aquarium Trade chromosome 5, UBuf_Myxa_2, whole genome shotgun sequence harbors:
- the cnn2 gene encoding calponin-2, whose translation is MSTFNRGPAYGFSAEVKSKIAQKYDSQKEEELRIWIEDITGRSIGDDFQKGLKNGVILCELINKLQPGSVKKINQSSQNWHQLENLTNFIKAITTYGLKPHDIFEANDIFENGNMTQVQTTLLALAGMAKTKGSHSSVDIGVKYAEKQERAFDEEKMKAGQCVIGLQMGTNKCASQAGMNAYGTRRHLYDPKAHILPPMDHSTISLQMGTNKGASQAGMTAPGTRRAIYDQKSGTDKCDNSTMSLQMGYTQGANQSGQNFGLGRQIYDAKYCPKGVPSATGEGVDAGGYMDYQDEGYQGYQDDGQDY